Proteins co-encoded in one Methylomonas albis genomic window:
- a CDS encoding cytochrome c oxidase assembly protein, producing the protein MSEDIGQKNAKLVRKLALIAMAMFGFGYALVPLYDVLCDLTGLNGKVAGEAVNEVEYVVDKNREVTVEFLTSLNESTPMLFRSEVKSMTVHPGEYYTVNFYAKNNTDKPMIAQAIPSITPGLAAEFFKKTQCFCFTEQTFTANEEKTMPVRFVVEPKLPERYKTVTLAYTFFDNTNISKK; encoded by the coding sequence ATGAGCGAGGATATTGGGCAAAAAAATGCCAAGCTGGTCCGTAAGCTGGCGTTGATTGCGATGGCCATGTTTGGTTTCGGTTATGCCTTGGTGCCGCTTTATGATGTGCTCTGTGATTTGACCGGTTTAAACGGCAAGGTTGCAGGTGAAGCAGTAAACGAAGTTGAGTATGTGGTGGATAAGAATAGGGAAGTGACTGTGGAGTTTCTCACGTCCTTAAACGAGTCAACGCCCATGTTGTTTCGCTCCGAAGTCAAAAGTATGACAGTGCATCCTGGCGAATATTACACGGTTAACTTTTATGCCAAAAATAACACTGATAAGCCAATGATTGCGCAAGCCATTCCCAGTATTACGCCGGGTTTGGCCGCAGAGTTTTTTAAAAAGACCCAGTGTTTTTGCTTTACCGAACAAACCTTTACAGCTAACGAAGAAAAAACCATGCCGGTCCGTTTCGTTGTAGAACCCAAGTTACCCGAACGCTATAAGACCGTCACGCTTGCATACACTTTTTTTGATAACACTAACATCAGTAAAAAATAG
- the ctaD gene encoding cytochrome c oxidase subunit I, whose amino-acid sequence MTAVVAEHDDHHDHHDHGPEKGILRWIFTTNHKDIGTLYLVFGLIMFFVGGTMALIIRSELFEPGLQFVDPNFFNSMTTMHALVMVFGAVMPAFVGLANWMIPMMIGAPDMALPRMNNMSFWLLVAGVLMLASTLFMEGGAPAGGWTLYPPLVLQTGKAFPFAIFSVHLLGISSIMGAINVIATIFNMRAPAMSLMKMPLFVWTWLITAFLLIAIMPVFAGAVTMLLTDKFFDTSFFDAAGGGDPVLYQHIFWFFGHPEVYVMILPTFGVASTIIPVFARKPLFGYASMVYATGAIAFLSFIVWAHHMFTVGMPVAGELYFMYATMLIAIPTGVKVFNWTATMWKGAMTFETPMLFSIAFVVLFTMGGFTGLMMSVAPVDFQYHDTYFIVAHFHYTLVPASIFILMAAGYFWLPKWTGNMYNEKIGRLHFWLSAISVNILFFPQHFLGLAGMPRRIPDYAIQFADWNMVSSIGAFIYGFSQLLFVYIVIDTIRGGTGEKVSDEVWEDASKHGLEWTLPSPVPYHTFATPPETIPTEHF is encoded by the coding sequence ATGACTGCTGTCGTAGCTGAACATGATGATCATCACGATCACCACGATCACGGCCCTGAGAAGGGCATTTTACGGTGGATATTTACCACCAACCACAAAGATATAGGCACCTTGTATCTGGTATTCGGTCTGATAATGTTTTTTGTCGGCGGTACCATGGCCTTGATCATTCGTTCCGAATTGTTCGAGCCGGGCTTGCAATTTGTCGATCCCAATTTCTTTAACTCGATGACCACCATGCACGCCTTGGTGATGGTATTCGGCGCGGTAATGCCGGCATTCGTGGGTTTGGCCAACTGGATGATACCGATGATGATCGGTGCGCCGGATATGGCTTTACCACGGATGAACAACATGAGCTTCTGGCTGTTGGTCGCTGGCGTGTTGATGTTAGCCAGCACTTTGTTCATGGAAGGCGGCGCGCCTGCGGGTGGTTGGACTTTGTATCCGCCCTTGGTGCTGCAAACCGGTAAGGCTTTCCCGTTTGCCATTTTTTCGGTGCATTTATTGGGTATCTCTTCGATCATGGGCGCAATCAACGTGATAGCCACCATTTTCAACATGCGTGCTCCCGCCATGAGCTTGATGAAGATGCCTTTGTTCGTCTGGACTTGGCTGATCACCGCGTTCTTGCTGATCGCGATCATGCCGGTATTTGCTGGTGCGGTCACCATGTTGTTGACAGATAAATTCTTCGATACGAGCTTCTTTGATGCGGCTGGCGGCGGTGATCCTGTCTTATATCAGCACATTTTCTGGTTCTTCGGTCACCCTGAAGTGTATGTGATGATTCTGCCGACTTTCGGTGTGGCCTCTACCATCATTCCGGTGTTTGCCCGTAAACCACTGTTTGGTTATGCCTCGATGGTGTATGCAACCGGTGCCATTGCGTTCCTGTCATTCATCGTTTGGGCTCACCACATGTTTACCGTGGGCATGCCAGTTGCCGGTGAGTTGTACTTTATGTACGCCACCATGCTGATCGCGATTCCGACCGGCGTGAAGGTGTTCAACTGGACTGCCACTATGTGGAAAGGTGCCATGACTTTCGAAACACCTATGTTGTTTTCGATTGCGTTCGTGGTGCTGTTTACCATGGGTGGCTTCACCGGTTTGATGATGTCGGTGGCACCTGTGGATTTCCAATACCACGACACTTATTTCATTGTTGCCCACTTCCATTACACCTTGGTACCTGCGTCCATTTTCATCCTGATGGCTGCCGGTTATTTCTGGTTGCCTAAATGGACCGGCAATATGTACAACGAGAAAATCGGCAGACTGCATTTTTGGTTATCGGCCATCTCCGTGAACATCTTGTTTTTTCCGCAGCATTTCTTAGGATTGGCTGGTATGCCGCGCCGTATCCCGGATTATGCGATTCAATTTGCGGATTGGAATATGGTGTCCAGTATTGGCGCGTTCATCTACGGTTTTAGCCAATTGTTGTTCGTCTATATCGTCATCGATACCATCCGTGGTGGAACAGGCGAGAAAGTGAGCGATGAGGTCTGGGAAGATGCAAGCAAGCATGGTTTGGAATGGACCTTGCCATCCCCAGTGCCTTATCACACGTTTGCAACACCACCTGAGACTATTCCAACCGAGCATTTTTAA